From Cannabis sativa cultivar Pink pepper isolate KNU-18-1 chromosome 8, ASM2916894v1, whole genome shotgun sequence, a single genomic window includes:
- the LOC133030402 gene encoding uncharacterized protein LOC133030402 translates to MVRNAGFSTFLREDAPYIDAKIVSWLIDHVDPTTSRLEIFGRTIQLSSKLFEDVMGIRDGGEPVATESERDLVEFDVLFKAKDYRYSLTLLENELRETSDSDYLFLIKFLLVCIGTVLLPKNGTEVSTSYMHSLVDIRSIKKKNWATAGYRYLMSSLHRYKTKNTKNVSGCTIFLQLVYLTHVDWTATHVDRTVAPIDFWTTKHCKSVYKWIRDQGGHTSGKVKLTNTYVLLPSFESVRSWATHK, encoded by the exons ATGGTGAGAAATGCCGGTTTCTCAACATTTTTAAGGGAGGATGCCCCGTACATAGACGCTAAGATAGTTAGTTGGCTGATCGATCACGTGGATCCAACCACTTCTCGGCTGGAGATATTTGGAAGAACAATCCAACTATCCTCCAAGCTGTTTGAGGATGTCATGGGAATCCGGGATGGCGGAGAACCCGTGGCAACCGAAAGTGAGCGTGACCTGGTTGAGTTTGACGTCCTCTTCAAGGCCAAGGACTATAGGTATTCCCTGACTTTGCTGGAGAATGAGCTCAGGGAAACCAGCGACAGTGACTACCTGTTTCTCATTAAGTTTCTCCTTGTCTGTATTGGAACTGTGTTGCTGCCGAAGAATGGTACCGAGGTCAGCACTAGCTACATGCATTCTTTAGTTGACATAAGGTcaattaagaagaagaattgGGCGACTGCCGGATATCGATATCTAATGAGCTCTCTACACCGGTACAAGACGAAGAACACCAAAAATGTCTCCGGTTGCACGATATTTTTACAG CTTGTATATTTGACGCACGTAGACTGGACTGCTACTCACGTGGACCGAACTGTGGCTCCAATTGACTTTTGGACCACAAAACACTGCAAGTCAGTGTACAAGTGGATTCGAGACCAGGGTGGTCACACAAGTGGAAAG GTGAAGTTGACTAACACGTATGTGTTACTGCCAAGTTTTGAATCCGTCCGTAGTTGGGCAACCCACAAATGA
- the LOC133030150 gene encoding uncharacterized protein LOC133030150, with the protein MKEVLEIPETSKVQRSLSFNGETEKKDDVGVEEKDGEGTKDDVGVEEKDGEGTKDQLEEDVDDVESVPSLNLSEEKVVVTTKVVVSDDSFEVMNFWGEDLPAIVKEEVEQTVKDDFDDAAFERFKESGGKVIGPFTVKKGYSNQQYELFRYIFSSANDPSEVLAHFGKVEVERRYFKCMKPETDISNSVIDCFAQIMNFREKKRNGIGSKRTWFMPTRISSKLLGRTMTVERMAKEQEWSTLYYDADLSLCHTMVVPLLDTDSAPHWFAANVSMVNTTVEIRDSLSSAMHKRSRRSTCVEMLQTLDQLFAPVKPGDLNFSEFVIISSSKDYPQQQNGHDCGMFVMKYMESLFEENEILEEVM; encoded by the exons ATGAAAGAAGTGTTGGAGATACCTGAGACGAGCAAAGTTCAGCGCTCGCTTTCGTTCAACGGGGAGACCGAGAAGAAGGATGACGTGGGTGTCGAGGAAAAGGATGGTGAAGGGACGAAGGATGACGTGGGTGTCGAGGAAAAGGATGGTGAAGGGACGAAGGATCAATTGGAAGAGGATGTTGATGATGTAGAGAGTGTCCCTTCACTTAATCTATCAGAAGAGAAGGTCGTTGTTACAACTAAGGTGGTTGTTTCTGATGATTCGTTTGAGGTTATGAACTTTTGGGGAGAAGATCTCCCCGCTATTGTAAAAGAGGAAGTTGAGCAGACAGTGAaggatgattttgatgatgCTGCGTTCGAAAGATTCAAAGAATCTGGAGGGAAGGTGATTGGTCCGTTCACTGTGAAGAAGGGTTACTCAAATCAACAGTACGAGTTGTTCCGTTACATTTTCTCTAGCGCCAATGATCCGAG TGAAGTGTTAGCCCATTTTGGGAAGGTTGAGGTCGAGCGGAGGTATTTCAAATGCATGAAACCGGAGACCGATATATCAAACAGT GTCATTGATTGCTTTGCTCAAATCATGAATTTTCGAGAGAAGAAGCGCAACGGCATTGGAAGTAAGAGAACTTGGTTTATGCCCACCAGAATTTCG AGCAAGTTACTTGGAAGAACGATGACTGTGGAGAGGATGGCGAAGGAGCAAGAGTGGTCCACTCTTTATTACGATGCAGATTTGAGTTTATGTCACACT ATGGTGGTACCCCTACTGGATACCGATAGTGCTCCGCACTGGTTTGCGGCGAATGTGAGCATGGTTAATACAACAGTGGAAATAAGGGACTCGTTGTCTTCTGCAATGCATAAGAGGTCACGTCGGAGCACCTGCGTAGAGATG CTCCAGACTTTGGACCAATTGTTTGCCCCTGTCAAGCCAGGAGACCTGAATTTCAGCGAGTTTGTAATTATTTCTTCAAGCAAGGACTACCCACAACAACAAAATGGCCACGATTGTGGAATGTTTGTAATGAAGTACATGGAATCACTGTTCGAGGAAAATGAAATATTGGAAGAGGTAATGTAA